One Ranitomeya imitator isolate aRanImi1 chromosome 1, aRanImi1.pri, whole genome shotgun sequence DNA window includes the following coding sequences:
- the LOC138665510 gene encoding uncharacterized protein — MNESPERARKAAQLFSMDLSSTTDRSESDLFSTDVNKLEKLMINEMKVWWDFTTLDNYVQKDMIPRGLRIKKIPTTIYSQQFVDEWNMILSNCSTKLMQLIMKYEDIKLKNIQSEINDIKTSLEKKDINKYNEELKNIKTSLLKSEDLIMSRKKNKFQRDLSDYQNNQVYEWGRWQKAYKSPRPILKRTNSSDTSERRVSFSSSDMDSMDNGSIETGGDANINQSMDNINTYYRRPRRINSKNARGAGAVNTAGNFRMATRNRK, encoded by the coding sequence atgaatGAAAGTCCAGAAAGAGCTCGTAAGGCTGCTCAGCTGTTTTCAATGGATCTTTCTTCCACAACTGATAGGTCTGAGTCAGACCTCTTCAGCACAGACGTTAACAAACTGGAAAAACTCATGATAAATGAAATGAAAGTGTGGTGGGATTTTACTACATTGGACAATTATGTGCAAAAAGACATGATCCCAAGAGGATTGCGcattaaaaaaattcccaccacCATATATTCACAGCAGTTTGTGGATGAATGGAATATGATCCTAAGTAATTGCTCGACTAAATTAATGCAATTAATTATGAAATATGAGGACATTAAGCTGAAAAACATTCAGTCAGAAATTAATGACATTAAAACTAGTCTTGAAAAGAAAGATATCAATAAATATAATGAggaattaaaaaatattaaaacgtCTCTATTGAAATCAGAGGATTTAATTATGAGCCGCAAGAAAAATAAATTTCAACGTGACTTAAGTGACTATCAAAATAATCAGGTATATGAATGGGGCAGGTGGCAGAAAGCATATAAAAGCCCTCGCCCTATCCTGAAACGTACTAATTCCTCTGATACATCTGAGCGCCGAGTCTCTTTCAGTTCCTCAGACATGGATTCTATGGATAATGGGTCTATTGAAACTGGTGGTGACGCAAACATCAATCAAAGTATGGACAACATCAACACTTACTACCGTAGACCAAGAAGAATTAATTCAAAAAACGCAAGAGGCGCGGGGGCCGTAAACACCGCAGGAAACTTCCGCATGGCTACCCGCAACAGAAAGTAA